Genomic DNA from Lactuca sativa cultivar Salinas chromosome 8, Lsat_Salinas_v11, whole genome shotgun sequence:
ATTATGCTTCACGTGGATATATTGCAGTTGCCATTGATTCTCGTTACCATGGAGAACGTGCCAAAACCCCCACCGCCTATGAAGATGTGAGCATTGAAAcctgtatttatttttattttctttatgccAAAAAGAATAGGGATAAATGCAAGAAAATAATAtaaagcaacatactttcatataTTTGTTTATAATAGAATCCTACTTTGAAAAAAATCTATCCAGTTATAGCAATGTGATTCATATGGAAACCAATTTTTCCATGCTATATATAGTTGAGTAGTTTTTGAAGAGTACAATTGAGAATATACTAATTATCTTTCATGATCTCAAACCATAAATATATCTTCAATTTTATATATTCTGTTTATGTATTCTGGATCCAGGCTCTGGTTTCATCATGGAAAAAAGGTGACACAATGTCATTTATATATGACACGGTTATACTTCTTAACTCTTGAATTTTTCAAATGACATTAAAACCTTTTAATGCCCAAATGTTTAACATTTATTATGTTTTAGGTGTGGGACCTTTTAACGTTGGTAGATTATCTAACCGCAAGAGAAGACATAGACAATTCCAAGATAGGAATCCTTGGGATGTCACTTGGAGGTTGAATTTTAGTATTTTATTAAACACAACATCTAGcgaaaacaagagtgtgtgtgtgtatatatatatatatatatatatatatatatatatatataatgagttATCATGCCTTTAATTCCACAACTCaattatttatgtatgaatttgtgatgTAGGAATGCATGCATGGTTTGCTGCTTTTGCTGATACACGTTATTCAGTGGTTGTCCCCATAATTTCTGTTCAGGtattgtttctttttgacttaatgagcttaattaaacacttaatccgACCTAATCACTTCATATGAATGTGTAGAGCTTTCGGTGGGCCTTAGACAATGATCAATGGCATGCTCGTGTGTACAGTATTAAGTCTGTGTTTGAAGGTAATTAAGACGCTACTTTACAAAAGAAATATAAAATCTATATTTTTAATATGTTATCATTTATGTGTTTAATTAAACATGTAAGTTAAGTTATATATGGGTGTTGTTTTACTTAATGCAGAAAAAAACGAATTTGAGTtgtaaatttttcaaaatttccctcATTTATTTCgtcaaatatattaaaaaaattgtttaaaattctctttatatatatatatatatatatatatatatatatatatatatatatatatatatatatatatatatatatatatatatatatatatatatatatatatatatatatatatatatggtttttaGAATCTTACAGCTATAGTTAGCATATTCACTCTTTCTAAattgtaatttcttttgcatgATTTTGTGATGttacttttattttctttttcttcagAAGCAAGGATTGATTTAGGGAAGGATACCATTGACAAAGAGGTTGTAGAAAAGGTAAGTTTCATAAAGATTGATAAAATGTGTTGCACATGTGCATTGAATTGGCGTCTAACTTTCGATGTTGTGCTACTTTTATGACCAGGTTTGGAACAGAATAGCTCCTGGTTTAGCATCTGAGTTTGACTCACATCATACAGTCCCAGTCATTGCAGTACGCCCTTTGTTGATTATAAACGGTGAAATGACCAATCTACCCACTCTTCTtgatccaatatatatatatatatatatatatatatatatatatatatatatatatatatatatatatatatatatatatatatatatatatatatatattctgatgaAATAATAATATGGATAAAACTATCAGGTGAAGTCGATCCCCGTTGCCCACTAGAAGGTCTTGATGCTACCATATCAACAACACAAAAGGCTTTCGACGCCCATTCTTTGACTCATTTCAAGgtattgacttttgacttttaacttttgacttttgGGTCTTGACCAATGTTTCTTGATTTTTCTAAATGGGCAAATTGCACGGAATAACAACGTACTTTACTAACAAAGAATATTAGTATGTTGATATTATAGGTAAAAAAATAGAGTAGATTTTCTATATTGGTAAACAACGgtaaagtataatgttatatgatataatattgtgTTGTATATGATGTAATTACGTATTTTATTACGAATGAAATTTAGGTGATAGTCGAACCAGGAATTGGACATGAAGTGACGTTATCTATGCTTAAAGAAGCGAGTGATTGGTTTGACAAGTTTCTCAAACCGTAGAAATTTCGCATGCGTGTGTTTGTACGATACCGTTAGGCCCTGTTTTTAAGCTCTGCTGAATATTGTTCTATATCTAAACAGCATGTATATATCACATAAATAAAGCTTTGGCATTGTTATTTGTATTAAACACATGAAAAAACCTTCCGATAAAtaaaacttattccaaatttgaTTATGTATTTTTCTTTATTATAAAGGCGAGGGTcaaatttaactatgtgtctcaagatttGTGTTGTAAATTTGAAAGACATAGTTGTTGGTTATTCGGAAGTGGCaaacattttaaaaaccataCTAATATAACTTAACTGTGATTTGTCATTTCGAAGTTATATCCTTATAAGTGATTTATCATTCTTCGAATCGTGGCTTTGTACATTCTTAATAACCACATAAGAAAATACATTATATTGTTGAAAGCTGAAAGGAGTAGCTAAAAAACTAAGCATAAAGCGGAAGTTACTTGGCGTAGTGGTATAATTTTTTCAAAAGTGTTGTTTTTTAAGCAACAACCATGTAAATAAAGTACACAACGACCCGTTAGGTTGGACAGAATGGTCACATAAAGATAACAATTCTTATGGTTTTGGGATAATATCAAAAGAGAGATAATGTGATGCTGGTGTGTGTAGAGGGATGCACGAATGGAAATATGGTCATTCTCTCATCATTGTTTCCATAGTAACCATATAGTTGAACTCATCAGAGTTGAACATAGTCTGTTCGAATTTCAAATAAACTTCGTTAATAATCCGATTTCAAAAGATCCCCCAAACACTCGACTAGTCTAGactttgtattttttgtatgttgacaaacattttttttataaattttttaataGATATATATTTAAgtaaatacataaaatattaaTGAATATATTTTATAAAGTTATATGAATAACAAATAATTGTCAAAACATtcatagtaataatgaatatattttctaaaaattaacTAATTTTCCTTAATTAACTTAAATATTGTAAAAAGTCCTATATCACATGATGTATCATGTTTTCAAAAATTGTATTAgttaaaattaatatttatttaaataaaaatcttAGAATATAAtatgataataatattattaatatttgatatttgtgtatttaaaagtttaaaaataattttttaatgatATGAaatttcaataatatatattcaGTTGAATAGACTAAATTATcacaaaattataaaatttaaatatttaaatataagtaGAGTGTAAGTTATTATTAAATGTAAGGTCTAAAAGAGAAAACATCTATAAATGATTAAAATGTTGAAGTTTAATAAATGGTTGgagtgtatttaaaaaaaaaaaccctcttatctctacttatataaagttttttttttttttttgaaataataacaaaaaatttataaaaaaagttACCATTAAGAATTCCCTACAAGTAATTGTCCAAATAttcaaaataacatatatatatatatatatatatatatatatatatatatatatatatatatatatatatatatatatatatatatatatatatatatatatatatatagtgggaGTACACGACATACGTAGTGCATACATGGTTGACATTTAAACCCTAACATTTAGGGTTTTATCCATATACAAGCATCATTATCTCTCGTTTCTCATTCCCTCACCCGCATCCCTCTGAGAAAAACGACCCCTAAGctaaccctaagtgagaagaCTACATCTTGAGCTTATCCTTCTGTTTTGTGGGATtcttggagaagaagaaggtggtgagaaGAACTTAGAGCTTGGAAtcaacttggatatgagattatATCCTTGCTAGAAACCTTCAGGAGGTAAAAAGTTCATAACTTGATCACCATATCTTGTAGATATATCCAATTCTTCATTTAGGGAACTTTTTGTCCCaaatatggtgattcttgagcatgacatGCTCTTACCCAaataagtcgtcctttcagaccttgtgaggggtcttgagtcataaaaatgtgctTTTGATGTctagttttgctccatgcatgctatagaaggtcttaaggcattaagatgttgagatttttcgtattaagaacttaatggacatgaaaagtcataaaaatgtgctTTTGATGTGTAGTTTATGACTCTTAGTGGTATTTTGGCCTTAGATCTGAATGTTCGTGAGAGCTGAATGCATTAAGATCTTATTGATGAAATAGGGTTCTGAGCATACTTCATGCATACCTTAGCATATGTCGCATGTATGTGGTCAATTTCCCAAATTTGGTGAAATCTCGAGTACTCCCAACGTAggagctgagtacgcccaacatacataggTGAGTGGACCAAGTTGACTCCTTGACCCGTTGACATTGACTTTGaacagggttgaccaagtttgacttaagggatTCATTAAGTATTTTGAGCTATAGTTAAGCCTTTGGTATATATCTGTTGAATAGGTGACCTGTAGAGCTCGTATTTGGAGCAGTGTAATGTTTAGCTTTCGTCATACtgaaaggtgagttttcctcattctacttatgggtcgaaggcaccaaggtcatcCCATTGGATTATATATCTTGGTTTGTTGTATGCTGTCATGTGGAGATATGTGGTACTGGTTATGTGATTAGACTAATAGATTTGTAGGATTACCTATGTCATATGTTACTGATTGTAAATGTTATGCATTGATATGTTATGGTTTACTAGGTTGAGACGGACCAGTGGATGGActaaaggccaagatacccaaggcGGTCTGAATAGACCGAAGGCCTGCAAGGTGGACCAGTCAGAACGAAGGCCCAAAGAGAGGTCCAGATATGTTGTAGGCCCGTGAGGGGGTACCGTCATGTTGAAGGTTTTGTATgaatgttgttgtttgttatggTTAGTGGTGGTACCATGGgggatgtaacaacccgaaattgtcCATCGCCGAAAACCTGTTCTACCCGTAAAAATTCGTCGTTTATCAACTCATTCCAATTTtgttttgggttaaattatttaaacttatatgtttattataatctaatgagtgtccaaacccctttaggaactcatgaaattagcccaaaatgtttatttcataaattttagaaacgtccccgccgggttacagaaacttaatcgggtgcggcCAAAAGCCCATTTactgccggtatcgggtagaattcctccgtgtccaagttttgggacctatttaaacgtgttcaaactttcatttgaagcttttgcttcctctctcaactctctctctaacctctctcctcaaacaaGATTCAAGGTCTAAAAACATAGATTTAAGGccccaaatctttgaggtaacttccctaacttgttatacaacccctctagacttcaaattcgagtttaaaccatggattaggaccattatcatgagtttacggccctagaacagtcctaggccgtaaactcatataaatggggtttttgagcaacaaaactcttccaaaccacaattagacatTAGATATGGCTACATgacttaatggaatggacttagaatgccttaaacatggatttttaagagtaaacatgagtttactgcccaagagtatgcttgggccgtaaacacatataaatggggttttatgcccttaaacccttccaaaactccattgaagcttagatatgaattgtagaatattggatttggccttggaacaccttgaacattaatttagaggagtaaaaatgagtttactgcccaagaacatgtttgggccgtaaactcattatcatggagagtaaactccttttagtgtgttaaaatgccatttacacacaccataagccttggaataaattctaCAAGTGACCACAAACaagatttggaccttaaaacatattaaaccccccatctaaggagttcacggccataagggggttcatgggccgtaaactccaaaatccatGCTAAAAGTCCCCTAaaaatccatacaaggcttgagaaaaatcattggaatcacatttgattgtttaaggaccaaaacattaaggattttatgtgtgggggagtttacggccgtaaactccatgcttactgccataaactccaataaatggtcttTAAGTGAGTCTAAATTCATTCCAATGCCCTAGATAAATCCTAGCTAAATTATCCATGAGTTatgaagccattttgcacccaaaaacaccatctatgagttcatggccgtgaactcatatggaTGAGGTGTTAaggggccgaaaactccatatccaagccttatgtgacttcaaatgccacccgggtccttccaaacagttgtaagggagtgtttccgcaactagaagtgttgtgtctataaattaattaattcaagtcctaattagatacaaatatgtatcttttcataattcataggaacctcgtgcattTGCAAACCCAGAAACGACATTTAGGATCCAAGCAGACACGTTCCTCgcccggtgagttcatacccctaccctttttcaatgatttttcaatgttttcaggggggaatacaagcacactacaaatgttttcaaaacgtAACATTGATGTATTTCAATAAATATCTGGAAAATTTATAAATacctttaccccttatgtattatgctaaGCATAAGGGAcgatttatcaactacaactatatgaatttcagttaaggaaataaccaaactaatcaaattattatgggaataatttggggttctttagttcttgtttaatcatgtacagatatatatatatatatatatatatatatatatatatatatatatatatatatatatatataaagttattagataaactatgtctgatccAGTTTATCTCCGTTTCGTTTAAATGTATtaccagatagtttcattgtatgtatctatattcactgtattatgtttcataatcttttgtatgtttgatatcgtatgagaaccctgtgaataatTTAGTACTAGCTTATGAGTTTTGTCATTACCCTTTgtgttatcagtaaatcctccccggaagtgtaaccagagtctcctagagggagagcgtggaatttgtgaatagatctatttgggactgacaatcccacaccttaactactagctacagttaggcggggacgcctggggtgacaaattctagaTATCGTCCGAtgtctgacaagcgtcaaggaggtctccttgtcgtatcagcatggttacccgactcacaatacgtattaatataagtttattcacggtttgggttcggttttggATTTGAATTGATTTCTTATCTACTTTTTGTTTATAGTTTCTATATCTAGTACAGGAGgctagtcccatggttttcagtctattgattatatatctagtgcgggatattATTCCTATGGTTTTCAGTATGTATGTATCTTATACCTAGTAcaggatgatagtcccatgatttcaatatatatcttgtacgggatggtaatcccatggttttcaacttatatctagtacgggatggtaatcccatggttttgaatctatatctagtccaggatggtagtcccatggttttcaatctatatttttatgtatatcaaactatcttgtatctagtacgggatatGAGTCCcttggttttcaaactactttccatctaTAGTTCACGTATATCAAACTaatttatatctagttcgggatagaaatcccatgattctcaatatatagttttatgtattaaactatactctgtgatattcaaCCGGtgttgcatttaggaaaatatgggattttcctagggtaaaatacaacacataatcgaattggtaacaagtgataactaaactaactttacataagaaaatatgggattttcttggataacaaaccttttcggaaaactaaaggaaactggtacattttcagaaaacgaacatcttatgaactcaccagctttatgttgattttcaaactgcttgtattctcaggtccgcattagacaggtacccggtgatctcttttagtgaagacggagtgcgtcgAGGACTCGTCttgttttgttcatatatactatgtatcacacttgtacaatttacttttgaaacaaatgtaaactttcatatatatgtaatgtaatggttgtttactttgattactatgtgcattggatttgatactcaacgtggagtcaaccccggaaatgtttccgcctatggtttttgggggtgtgacagattggtatcagagcccttgtttatagtgattggagtataccaaaccttacatggtgta
This window encodes:
- the LOC111902733 gene encoding uncharacterized protein LOC111902733 isoform X3 → MKSVPKAPIHNFKEENFYLITEEGEQGQLPVLILSKKESTHSKRPAVVFLHSSHTCKEWVRPLLEDYASRGYIAVAIDSRYHGERAKTPTAYEDALVSSWKKGDTMSFIYDTVWDLLTLVDYLTAREDIDNSKIGILGMSLGGMHAWFAAFADTRYSVVVPIISVQSFRWALDNDQWHARVYSIKSVFEEARIDLGKDTIDKEVVEKVWNRIAPGLASEFDSHHTVPVIAVRPLLIINGEVDPRCPLEGLDATISTTQKAFDAHSLTHFKVIVEPGIGHEVTLSMLKEASDWFDKFLKP
- the LOC111902733 gene encoding uncharacterized protein LOC111902733 isoform X1, whose protein sequence is MDPIESEANLRSQFLEVLRSRRSPLVPLQTLPAKCVVEPLYQGTPCDYEAMKSVPKAPIHNFKEENFYLITEEGEQGQLPVLILSKKESTHSKRPAVVFLHSSHTCKEWVRPLLEDYASRGYIAVAIDSRYHGERAKTPTAYEDALVSSWKKGDTMSFIYDTVWDLLTLVDYLTAREDIDNSKIGILGMSLGGMHAWFAAFADTRYSVVVPIISVQSFRWALDNDQWHARVYSIKSVFEEARIDLGKDTIDKEVVEKVWNRIAPGLASEFDSHHTVPVIAVRPLLIINGEVDPRCPLEGLDATISTTQKAFDAHSLTHFKVIVEPGIGHEVTLSMLKEASDWFDKFLKP
- the LOC111902733 gene encoding uncharacterized protein LOC111902733 isoform X2, with the protein product MDPIESEANLRSQFLEVLRSRRSPLVPLQTLPAKCVVEPLYQGTPCDYEAMKSVPKAPIHNFKEENFYLITEEGEQGQLPVLILSKKESTHSKRPAVVFLHSSHTCKEWVRPLLELPLILVTMENVPKPPPPMKMLWFHHGKKVWDLLTLVDYLTAREDIDNSKIGILGMSLGGMHAWFAAFADTRYSVVVPIISVQSFRWALDNDQWHARVYSIKSVFEEARIDLGKDTIDKEVVEKVWNRIAPGLASEFDSHHTVPVIAVRPLLIINGEVDPRCPLEGLDATISTTQKAFDAHSLTHFKVIVEPGIGHEVTLSMLKEASDWFDKFLKP